One genomic window of Conger conger chromosome 7, fConCon1.1, whole genome shotgun sequence includes the following:
- the dlat gene encoding dihydrolipoyllysine-residue acetyltransferase component of pyruvate dehydrogenase complex, mitochondrial isoform X2 translates to MRYQHFCTCSIPHVAGNCDFHGSCIQVETDKATVGFEILEECYLAKILVAEGTRDVPIGAVICITVDSPDHIPAFKDYTLEMAAASAPPAAAAAPPPPAPAAAPPQAPGSSYPSHMKILLPALSPTMTMGTVQRWEKKVGEKLSEGDLLAEIETDKATIGFEVQEEGYLAKIMITEGTRDVPLGTPLCIIVEKEADIAAFADYVETGVAEIMTPPPPPAPVAAPTPPPPPAVAPAAVPAAVPAAAPKDRVFASPLAKKLAAEKGISLAQVKGTGPDGRVTRKDIESFVPPKPAPAPPVEPAVAPAAPAPAPVAPTPAVAAAPTGTFTDIPISNIRKVIAQRLMQSKQTIPHYYLSVDVNMDQVLELRKELNQEVKADNIKLSVNDFIIKASALACLKVPEANSSWLDTVIRQNHVVDVSVAVSTANGLITPIVFNAHIKGLATISQDVGSLAAKARDGKLQPHEFQGGTFTISNLGMFGIKNFSAIINPPQACILAVGGSERRLLPADNEKGFDVASMMSVTLSCDHRVVDGAVGAQWLAEFRKFLEKPVTMLL, encoded by the exons ATGAGATATCAGCACTTTTGTACATGTAGCATCCCGCACGTTGCTGGAAACTGTGACTTCCATGGTTCCTGTATCCAGGTGGAGACGGACAAAGCGACTGTGGGATTCGAGATCCTGGAAGAGTGCTACCTGGCCAAGATCCTGGTTGCCGAGGGAACGAGGGATGTGCCCATCGGAGCGGTCATCTGCATCACGGTGGACAG CCCCGACCACATCCCTGCGTTTAAGGACTACACGTTGGAAATGGCCGCTGCTTCCGCCCCCCCAGCCGCGGCGgcggcccctcccccgcctgCTCCTGCTGCGGCCCCCCCGCAGGCCCCCGGCAGCTCGTACCCCTCCCACATGAAG ATCCTGCTGCCTGCGCTCTCCCCCACCATGACCATGGGCACGGTGCAGCGCTGGGAGAAGAAGGTGGGGGAGAAGTTGAGCGAGGGAGACCTGCTGGCCGAGATAGAGACCGACAAGGCCACAATCG GGTTtgaggtgcaggaggagggaTACCTGGCTAAGATCATGATCACTGAGGGCACGCGAGACGTGCCCCTGGGAACCCCGCTCTGCATCATTGTGGAGAAGGAGGCCGACATCGCCGCCTTCGCCGACTACGTGGAGACGGGCGTGGCGGAGATCATgacccctcctccacccccagccccg GTAGCAGCCCccactcctccccctcctcctgctgtgGCCCCTGCTGCAGTCCCCGCTGCAGTCCCTGCTGCGGCCCCTAAGGACCGAGTGTTCGCCAGCCCTCTGGCCAAGAAACTGGCTGCAGAAAAGGGCATCAGCCTGGCCCAGGTCAAGG GGACAGGCCCAGATGGAAGGGTCACCCGGAAGGACATCGAGAGCTTCGTCCCGCCCAAGCCAGCACCC GCCCCTCCGGTGGAACCCGCGGTTGCCCCTGCTGCCCCTGCACCTGCCCCTGTTGCCCCCACCCCTGCTGTGGCTGCTGCACCGACGGGCACCTTCACAGACATCCCCATCAGCAACATCCGCAAG GTAATAGCACAGAGGTTGATGCAGTCCAAACAGACGATCCCACACTATTACCTGTCTGTTGACGTCAATATGGACCAAGTTCTGGAGTTGAGGAAGGAACTCAACCAG GAGGTAAAAGCAGATAACATCAAGCTCTCTGTGAATGACTTCATCATCAAGGCCTCAGCCCTGGCTTGTTTGAAGGTCCCTGAGGCAAACTCCTCTTGGCTGGACACTGTGATCCGTCA GAACCACGTGGTTGACGTCAGTGTTGCAGTCAGTACAGCCAACGGTCTGATCACACCCATCGTGTTCAACGCCCACATCAAGGGCTTGGCGACCATCAGCCAAGACGTGGGCTCATTGGCCGCCAAGGCACGCGACGGGAAGCTCCAGCCACACGAATTCCAG GGCGGCACATTCACCATCTCCAACCTGGGCATGTTCGGCATCAAGAACTTCTCAGCGATCATCAACCCTCCACAGGCCTGCATCCTGGCTGTGGGTGGCTCAGAGAGGAGACTGCTGCCTGCAGACAACGAGaaagg gTTCGACGTGGCCAGCATGATGTCGGTGACGCTGAGCTGTGACCACCGGGTGGTGGACGGGGCGGTGGGGGCCCAGTGGCTGGCCGAGTTTCGCAAGTTCCTGGAGAAACCCGTCACCATGCTGCTGTGA
- the LOC133133284 gene encoding G protein-activated inward rectifier potassium channel 4-like gives MNSTAICSRVVLHKINGQCRSAIRCDPRRNSIPPVQTLITKHLLAYLPRPPPDSPRYTPIPRKAGAKAIMAVAVMNSRRVSTVSSKSSECDSVPPPPPPLKATPVPQQSSNQGDPELGSIPCAQDNSPEPPKRHRSHRGRHLKRLSSKWYPGNFGTDRSPFIRRTGARGSPPPPVEKSKRQRCKLIGDDSQACSATGKQRQRYVTKDGKCRVNLGHIQDKSRFLSDIFTTLVDLKYRWFLFVFTMCYIMTWVAFAVIYFLDAWLRDDVAHVRDPEWRPCFENVDSFLAALLLSVESQRTIGYGSRMVTANCMEGVVLIMAQSIVGSIIDALMVGCMFVKISRPQKRAQTLIFSKHCVISERDEQLCLLFRIGDLRESHMVDAKIRAKLIKSRLTKEGEFIPLEQSEINLGYDTGGDRLFLVEPQTITHIINESSPFWDIGAESLKRVRFEIIVILEGIVEASGMTCQARTSYTEDEILWGHRFESCMSLEKGAFRVDYSTFDKTFEVQTSALSAKEKSEPKVPEVF, from the exons ATGAACTCCACTGCAATCTGCAGCAGAGTGGTGCTGCACAAGATCAACGGGCAGTGCAGGAGTGCCATCAGGTGCGACCCCCGGAGGAACTCCATTCCACCAGTGCAGACCCTCATCACCAAGCACCTCCTGGCCTACCTGCCGAGGCCACCGCCTGACTCCCCCCGGTACACCCCCATCCCAAGAAAG GCAGGAGCCAAGGCTATCATGGCGGTGGCCGTGATGAACTCCAGAAGAGTGTCCACCGTCTCCAGCAAGAGCagtgagtgtgacagtgtgcctccgccccctcccccactcaaAGCCACCCCCGTTCCGCAGCAGAGCTCCAACCAGGGTGACCCTGAGCTGGGCTCCATTCCCTGCGCCCAGGACAACAGCCCCGAACCGCCAAAGCGACACCGTTCTCACCGCGGGCGTCACCTCAAACGGCTCAGCTCCAAGTGGTACCCCGGCAACTTCGGCACAGACCGCAGCCCCTTCATCAGGAGGACCGGCGCTCGGgggtcccctccccccccggtgGAAAAGAGCAAGAGGCAGCGCTGCAAGCTGATTGGGGACGACTCGCAGGCCTGCTCCGCTACCGGCAAGCAGAGGCAGCGCTACGTCACCAAGGACGGCAAGTGCAGGGTCAACTTGGGCCACATCCAGGACAAGAGCCGGTTCCTGTCGGACATCTTCACCACCCTGGTGGACCTCAAGTACCGCTGGTTCCTGTTCGTCTTCACCATGTGCTACATCATGACGTGGGTGGCCTTCGCCGTCATCTACTTCCTGGACGCCTGGCTGCGGGACGACGTGGCCCACGTCCGTGACCCGGAATGGCGGCCCTGCTTCGAGAACGTGGACAGCTTCCTGGCCgccctcctgctctctgtggAGAGCCAGAGGACCATCGGCTACGGCTCCAGGATGGTGACGGCCAACTGCATGGAGGGGGTGGTCCTCATCATGGCCCAGTCCATCGTGGGCTCCATCATCGACGCGCTTATGGTGGGCTGCATGTTTGTGAAGATCTCCCGGCCACAGAAGCGGGCGCAGACGCTAATTTTCAGCAAGCACTGCGTCATCTCGGAGCGGGACGAACAGCTGTGTCTGCTCTTCCGTATCGGAGACCTGCGGGAGAGCCACATGGTGGACGCCAAGATCCGGGCCAAGCTCATAAAGTCCAGGCTGACCAAGGAAGGGGAGTTCATCCCGCTGGAGCAGTCGGAGATAAACCTGGGCTACGACACAGGTGGGGACAGGCTGTTCCtggtggagccccagaccatcacccACATCATCAACGAGAGCAGCCCCTTCTGGGATATCGGGGCGGAGTCTTTGAAGAGGGTGCGGTTCGAGATCATCGTCATCCTGGAGGGAATAGTTGAGGCAtcag GAATGACATGCCAGGCCAGGACCTCATACACAGAAGATGAGATCCTGTGGGGCCACCGCTTCGAGTCCTGCATGTCCCTGGAGAAGGGAGCCTTTCGGGTGGACTATAGCACATTTGACAAGACCTTTGAGGTCCAGACCTCGGCCCTCAGTGCGAAAGAAAAGAGTGAACCAAAGGTTCCAGAGGTTTTTTAG
- the zw10 gene encoding centromere/kinetochore protein zw10 homolog, with translation MASFVTEVLASSGKLEKEDLSSKISKLSRKVEETKEEVCNMINKRYNEFLPSMQGAEELMGQVEDVSKDINILKNCIEKEAQQNLHVAVTEYTELKQQLEKNTTVIGVLRRLQEFDTAMEEYHRALLEKKYTVAATQLEKARGSVDTLKAWKGCELQLLRALSAELTIQRENLIYHLGEEWQRLAVWKLPPTKELTSVEAFLKTELHLSSRGQKEEAEEGVALLLLANVLQALAIQGQLHNKIKLFGQALLKYILKPLITYPSLHVELTDVPGQGTVLSFQSVQTEAEHPTPSQVYTKVLTVLKALHTHLLDVSVGEKKVSFILGDMIWEEMSDCVIRECLLHSIPANSSQLEQYSVVIKETEGFEKTLRDMQYLTEDSTDLLKYARNVNCHFASKKCQDVIVAARNLMTSEIHNTVKISPDSKLPLPKLPALAGEKPAQQPDAGVRKPSRADTPAALENEKHLDRRTLCLPVCRISSSVEQLMELALQTLSEAVGSSNQCATQLFYTVRNIFQLFYDVVPTYHKENLLKFPHLAAIHHNNCMFIAHHLLTLGHQFRHHLPKPLSDGTATFVDLVPGFRRLGTECFLAQMRAQKAEMLERLSTARNFANLDIEENYSAASKAVRQVIHQLKRLGTVWQDVLPVNIYCKAMGTLLNTAILEMITKIMMLEDISTEDGDHLHTLCQTIIDEGPLVFIPLPEESKNKKYQEEVPIYVRKWMTFKELSVVLQANLQDIVDRWADGKGPLALEFTTNEVKSLIRALFQNTERRAIALTKIK, from the exons ATGGCTTCCTTCGTGACAGAGGTGCTTGCCAGTTCGGGAAAGTTGGAAAAAGAAGATCTTAGCAGTAAAATCAGCAAGTTGTCACGAAAAGTAGAAGAGACGAAG GAAGAAGTGTGCAACATGATCAATAAGAGATACAACGAATTCCTGCCCAGCATGCAGGGGGCGGAGGAGCTCATGGGACAAGTTGAGGATGTGTCCAAAGATATCAACATCCTTAAAAACTGCATTGAGAAGGAG GCTCAGCAGAACCTGCACGTGGCTGTGACTGAATACACAGAACTGAAGCAGCAACTAGAGAAGAACACTACAGTAATCGGGGTGCTCAGGCGGTTGCAGGAG TTTGACACTGCCATGGAAGAATATCACAGAGCCTTACTGGAAAAGAAGTACACAGTTGCAGCCACACAGCTTGAAAAG gctcgGGGGAGTGTGGACACGCTGAAGGCCTGGAAAGGCTGCGAACTCCAGCTCCTGCGGGCTCTGAGCGCGGAGCTCACCATCCAGAGGGAGAACCTGATCTACCACCTCGGCGAGGAGTGGCAGAGGCTGGCCGTCTGGAAACTGCCCCCCACCAAAG AGCTCACCAGTGTTGAGGCCTTCTTGAAGACAGAGCTCCACCTGAGCAGCAGAGGGCAGAAGGAGGAGGCCGAGGAGGGCGTGGCCCTCCTGCTCCTGGCCAATGTCCTGCAGGCCCTCGCCATCCAGGGACAGCTGCACAACAAAATTAAACTCTTTG GTCAGGCCCTCCTGAAGTACATCCTGAAGCCGCTGATAACCTACCCCTCGCTGCACGTGGAGCTGACAGACGTCCCCGGACAGGGCACCGTGCTCTCCTTCCAGAGCGTGCAGACGGAAGCAGAGCACCCAACCCCCTCGCAGGTCTACACCAAAGTCCTGACCGTCCTGAAGGCCCTGCACACCCACCTGCTCG ATGTTTCAGTGGGTGAGAAGAAGGTCTCCTTTATTCTGGGGGACATGATATGGGAGGAAATGTCGGACTGCGTTATTCGCGAGTGTTTATTGCATTCAATACCGGCCAACAGCAGCCAGCTGGAACAGTACAGTGTG GTGATTAAGGAGACAGAAGGGTTTGAGAAGACTCTGAGGGACATGCAGTACCTCACGGAGGACTCCACGGACCTGCTGAAGTACGCCAGAAACGTCAACTGCCACTTCGCCAGCAAAAAATGCCAAGACGTGATTGTAGCAGCCAGGAACCTCATGACCTCAGAGATCCACAATACTGTGAAG ATTTCGCCGGACTCCAAACTGCCGCTCCCTAAACTCCCGGCCCTGGCGGGGGAGAAGCCCGCCCAGCAGCCGGACGCGGGCGTGAGGAAGCCGTCCCGCGCGGACACGCCGGCCGCCCTGGAGAACGAGAAGCACCTGGACCGGCGCACGCTCTGCCTGCCCGTCTGCCGCATCAGCAGTTCGGTGGAGCAGCTGATGGAGCTGGCCCTGCAGACGCTGTCCGAGGCCGTGGGCAGCTCCAACCAGTG TGCCACCCAGCTTTTCTACACAGTACGAAATATATTCCAGTTGTTCTATGATGTCGTACCAACATATCACAA AGAAAATCTACTCAAGTTCCCCCACTTGGCGGCCATCCACCATAACAACTGCATGTTCATCGCCCACCACCTCCTCACTCTGGGCCATCAGTTCAGACACCACCTGCCCAAGCCACTCAGCGACGGCACTGCTACCTTCGTCGACCTGGTGCCTGGGTTCAGAAGGCTAG GCACAGAGTGTTTCCTCGCCCAGATGAGGGCCCAGAAAGCAGAGATGCTGGAAAGATTGTCCACCGCCAGGAACTTCGCCAACCTGGACATCGAGGAGAACTACTCCGCAGCCAGCAAGGCAGTGAGACAG GTCATACATCAGTTGAAGAGGTTAGGCACAGTTTGGCAAGATGTGCTGCCCGTCAACATATACTGCAAAGCAATGGGGACTCTATTAAACACCGCCATTTTGGAGATGATCACTAAAATCATGATGTTGGAG GACATCTCAACAGAGGATGGTGACCACCTGCACACGCTCTGTCAGACCATCATTGACGAAGGACCCCTGGTGTTCATTCCACTGCCTGAGGAAAGTAAGAATAAGAAGTACCAGGAAGAGGTGCCCATCTACGTCAGGAAGTGGATGACATTTAAGGAGCTGTCTGTCGTGCTGCAGGCAAATCTTCAGGATATTGTGGACAG GTGGGCGGATGGCAAGGGGCCCCTGGCGCTAGAGTTCACCACCAATGAGGTGAAGAGTCTAATCAGAGCCTTGTTTcagaacacagagaggagggcaaTCGCCctcaccaaaataaaatga